In Debaryomyces hansenii CBS767 chromosome B complete sequence, one genomic interval encodes:
- a CDS encoding DEHA2B15796p (similar to uniprot|Q02896 Saccharomyces cerevisiae YPL087W YDC1 Yeast dihydro-ceramidase) — protein sequence MLPFAIPYPPEKDNGFWGVPTSTIDWCEENYVVSPYIAEALNTLTNSVFIALALFAIFHAYRNKLEPRFLLIGFGFMLVGIGSWLFHMTLRYHFQLLDELPMIYATCIPFWSVFSEFKSKKESILVGVGIFAAANTLTAIYLYFKDPTIHQVSYALLNACIIFQSISLTQAHVHDAGAKRQLYKTMIFGVAIFILGYFLWNVDIHLCTPIRALRRNWGMPYGFVLEGHGWWHIFTGTGVYFYVVYEEYLRCFLTGTERFFKFKWICGLPVVNCIDPKGLDRFNEVKKLAEADAEFLLNEKKNN from the coding sequence ATGCTTCCCTTTGCTATACCATATCCACCAGAAAAAGACAATGGATTCTGGGGAGTTCCAACGTCTACAATTGATTGGTGTGAAGAAAATTATGTTGTATCTCCATATATAGCGGAGGCATTAAACACACTTACAAATTCAGTATTCATTGCCTTGGCATTGTTTGCTATATTTCACGCCTACAGGAATAAGTTAGAACCACGGTTTCTCTTGATTGGATTTGGATTTATGTTAGTCGGGATCGGATCGTGGTTGTTCCATATGACACTTAGATATCATTTCCAGCTTCTTGATGAATTGCCGATGATTTATGCCACATGTATTCCATTCTGGTCTGTTTTTAGTGAATTCAAGTCTAAAAAGGAATCCATTTTAGTTGGTGTTGGTATCTTTGCGGCTGCGAACACGTTAACCGCTATTTATTTGTACTTTAAGGATCCGACTATTCATCAAGTCTCTTATGCACTTTTGAATGCTTGTATCATATTCCAGTCTATCAGCTTAACCCAGGCACACGTTCATGATGCTGGTGCCAAAAGACAGTTGTATAAAACCATGATATTTGGTGTTGCAATTTTCATCCTAGGATATTTCTTATGGAACGTGGATATTCATTTATGTACACCTATAAGAGCTTTGAGAAGAAACTGGGGTATGCCATATGGATTTGTGTTGGAAGGGCATGGATGGTGGCACATATTCACGGGAACTGGAGTATACTTCTATGTCGTTTACgaagaatatttaagaTGTTTCTTGACTGGCACAGaaagattcttcaaatttaaatgGATTTGTGGTTTGCCAGTTGTTAACTGTATTGACCCAAAAGGCTTAGATAGATTCAATGAAGTCAAAAAATTGGCTGAAGCAGATGCCGagtttttattaaatgaaaagaagaataactag
- a CDS encoding DEHA2B15818p (similar to uniprot|P25847 Saccharomyces cerevisiae YOL090W MSH2 Protein that bind to DNA mismatches to initiate the mismatch repair process): MSSTRPDLKFADTGDERQYYRKYSNLPPKESTTIRIIDHNNKDYFTALDEDADLIADNIYKTQSVVKYNQTHKNKYVTISPQVFTNNVLRFCLIDNNYKVEIYNSKTFQIVTMATPGNLENLSNEYGINLENMIKDFSSPMIAGIKYQQVGSSKKIGICLIDLSNNNIQVSEFDDNDLFSNLESLLLQLGVKEVILPSNYDPQDENNEVIKLYQVLDKIGGIVISSVKSSLFTNKDIEQDLGKFITTTNEANNIEVVLGSKGISSIEYSLSFSCCNALLHYLDLFTQESPNFTIDKYNLSSFMKLDSSTMKALNIFPTQSSSSNNLITKSSNVTSIFELLNKCKTSVGSRLLSQWLKQPLTNLVEINERHLLVNHLMEDTNLRVFLSQDWLPQIPDVKRLLKKISNGIKKTVGNENKKLEDVIRLYQLVLVLPQLIDHLSNIVGEENNGDDVKLLIKKYWLDPVSKNYESLIKYQELVETTIDLSPLESSSAHDLLNTDFNIKPEFDESLIAINDNLQATLSNIKNCHIEVSEDLGIELEKKLKLEKHQQHGWCFRVTRNDSSVLRNTGNNYIELQTVKAGVFFTSKSLRSLSEKYQEFSGEYNSKQRELIKEILSITSTYQSVFTSLSLTLGHLDVLASFANVAIFAPIPYVKPMLHPLSSSIESDEHKQRKIKLEEARHPVLEVQDDINFIANDVYLSTPNAEADSKGKPFVIITGPNMGGKSTYIRQVGVIALMSQVGSFVPASEDSSAPEIPIFDAILSRVGAGDSQLKGLSTFMIEMLETSSILATATHNSLIIVDELGRGTSTYDGFGLAWSISEHLISEKHCFTLFATHFHELTELATKYNDKVSNLHVVAHVEKNDEQNDENEDDITLMYKVEPGISDKSFGIHVAELVKFPNKIVNMAKRKASELQNSNSIDEDQYIQNKRTKCSGDEITSGINNLKEILKKWKTICYDSDSKCSVESEEAVQILKKLVNEDYAGTIQSDKYINEVLSML; the protein is encoded by the coding sequence CACTATTCGTATAATTgatcataataataaagactATTTCACTGCCCTTGATGAAGACGCTGACTTGATTGCagataatatttataagaCACAATCGGTAGTTAAATATAACCAGACACACAAGAATAAGTATGTGACTATTTCTCCTCAAGTTTTCACTAATAATGTGTTGAGGTTTTGCTTGATcgataataattataagGTGGAGATTTATAACAGTAAGACTTTCCAGATAGTCACGATGGCTACGCCTGGAAACTTAGAAAACTTATCGAACGAATATGGGATTAATTTGGAGAACATGATAAAGGATTTCTCATCGCCAATGATAGCGGGGATCAAGTATCAACAAGTAGGGTCACTGAAAAAGATTGGGATATGTTTGATTGATTTGCTGAATAATAACATACAGGTATCTGAGTTTGACGATAACGATCTTTTTTCGAACTTGGAGAGTTTGTTGTTGCAGTTGGGGGTTAAGGAGGTTATATTGCCCTCAAATTACGACCCACAAGACGAGAATAATGAGGTTATTAAGTTGTATCAAGTGTTAGACAAGATTGGAGGAATCGTGATAAGTTCTGTGAAATCTTCATTGTTTACtaataaagatattgaacAGGACTTAGGAAAGTTTATAACAACTACCAACGAGGCAAATAATATCGAAGTTGTGTTAGGCTCAAAGGGTATTAgctcaattgaatattccTTATCCTTCTCCTGTTGTAATGCATTGTTGCATTATTTGGACTTATTCACCCAAGAATCGCCTAATTTCACTATCGATAAGTACAActtatcttcatttatGAAATTAGATCTGTCAACTATGAAAgcattgaatattttcCCAACACAATCGAGCAGTTCCAACAATTTGATAACCAAATCGTCTAATGTCACGTCAATATTTGAACTTTTGAATAAGTGCAAGACTTCAGTTGGTTCGAGATTATTGTCGCAGTGGTTGAAACAGCCATTAACAAATTTAGTTGAGATCAATGAAAGACATCTTTTAGTTAATCACCTTATGGAAGACACTAATCTCAGAGTGTTTCTTTCCCAAGATTGGCTACCCCAAATTCCTGATGTTAAAAGATTGCTAAAGAAAATATCGAACGGTATAAAGAAAACTGTCGGAAACGAAAATAAAAAACTAGAAGACGTGATTAGACTCTATCAATTGGTGCTTGTATTACctcaattaattgatcACTTATCCAATATCGTTGGTGAAGAAAACAATGGTGATGATGTAAAATTGTTAATAAAGAAGTATTGGTTAGACCCTGTCTCCAAGAATTATGaatctttgataaaatacCAGGAGCTAGTGGAAACTACTATAGATTTATCGCCTTTGGAATCGTCATCGGCGCATGATTTGTTGAATACAGATTTTAATATAAAGCCTGAGTTTGATGAATCCTTGATTGCAATTAATGACAATTTACAAGCTACATTGTCAAACATCAAGAACTGTCACATAGAAGTTAGTGAAGATTTGGGTATTGAACTAGAAAAAAAACTAAAATTAGAAAAACACCAACAACATGGGTGGTGTTTTAGAGTAACTAGGAATGATTCATCTGTATTACGGAATACAGGAAATAACTATATTGAATTACAAACGGTTAAAGCGGGTGTATTTTTCACATCGAAAAGCTTAAGATCGTTATCGGAAAagtatcaagaattttCGGGCGAATATAATTCGAAACAAAgagaattaataaaagaaatattatcaatcaCGTCTACATATCAACTGGTATTCACATCATTGTCTTTGACTTTGGGTCATTTAGACGTATTAGCTAGTTTTGCAAATGTGGCTATCTTCGCTCCTATTCCATATGTCAAACCGATGTTACATCCTCTTAGTAGCTCAATTGAATCAGATGAACATAAACAAAGGAAAatcaaattagaagaagcCAGACACCCTGTGTTGGAAGTTCAAGATGATATTAACTTTATTGCGAATGATGTCTATTTATCAACACCAAATGCAGAAGCTGATTCTAAAGGCAAACCTTTTGTCATTATAACTGGTCCAAATATGGGTGGTAAATCAACCTATATTAGACAAGTGGGGGTTATTGCATTAATGAGCCAGGTTGGATCGTTTGTACCAGCTAGTGAAGATTCTTCTGCTCCTGAAATTCCAATATTTGATGCTATTTTATCAAGAGTAGGTGCTGGCGATTCACAATTAAAAGGATTATCTACTTTCATGATCGAAATGCTAGAAACATCGTCGATCTTAGCAACTGCTACTCacaattcattaattatagTTGATGAGTTGGGTAGAGGTACTAGTACATATGACGGGTTTGGTTTAGCTTGGTCAATCCTGGAACATTTGATAAGTGAAAAGCACTGCTTTACATTATTTGCTACTCATTTCCACGAGTTGACTGAGTTAGCtacaaaatataatgaCAAAGTTAGTAACTTACATGTTGTTGCACatgttgaaaaaaatgatgAGCAAAATgacgaaaatgaagatgatatcaCGTTGATGTACAAGGTTGAGCCAGGCATTTCTGATAAGTCGTTTGGTATACATGTTGCCGAATTAGTCAAATTCCCAAACAAAATTGTCAATATGGCAAAGAGAAAGGCTTCAGAGTTACAAAACTCTAATTCTATTGACGAAGATCAGTATATCCAGAACAAACGAACCAAATGCTCAGGCGATGAGATTACCAGCGGTATCAATAACTTGAAAGAAATCCTAAAGAAATGGAAAACCATATGTTACGACTCTGATTCCAAATGTAGTGTTGAATCTGAAGAAGCAGTACAAATTCTTAAGAAGTTAGTGAATGAAGACTATGCTGGAACTATTCAGAGCGACAAATACATAAATGAGGTACTTAGTATGTTGTGA